In Bacillota bacterium, a single genomic region encodes these proteins:
- the hypF gene encoding carbamoyltransferase HypF, translated as MVRLAHEERAVEIRVTGIVQGVGFRPHVYKSAVSLGLNGWVINTTAGVTIRLEGEARKVAQFIDDLREFPPPLSRIERLSVKDVELEGFSTFFIHESQSVSDTDVSIPPDVGTCPDCLREFWNAKDRRYGYPFINCVNCGPRFSITRAAPYDRKNTSMQAFKMCKDCAAEYRDPTDRRFHAEPNACPACGPQLMLTSADGAPINEDIRALLKMGYILAIKGIGGYHLACNAHNSRAVRLLRERKRRHAKPFALMCRDLETVRRYCRLSAREEEVLTSPARPIVLLERRLSSELCEDIAPGLDTLGVMLPYTALHYGLFDEELSILVMTSANISGDPLIITEEDAYAHLSDLADAFVIHKREIVNRADDSVVMLFDKNPYLIRRSRGYVPQGIRLPLTVSAVFAAGGDLKSVFAYAQKDKAILSQYFGDLDNLKNLDAYKKGAQFFSEFLKIRPEKVVCDLHPDYVSAKFAQAYAQDLNMPLIKVQHHKAHFASAMADNNLNEKVLGIVCDGTGYGEDGTVWGFEFFYGDYYGIERVGSLMPFIQPRGDGVIKNPLQMAAVLLFDMWEDKDKVLEVLPDSGGLLPFVEAQIKSDSLGIASSSCGRLFDAAAALCGFTGRVTYEGEAAMRMEAMAHRASEAKPYGYEIIEDKMLYLSWSFVRDMAEDKLRGTNADMLAARFHQTIATAICDMIKRLAARYRTDKVVFSGGTFQNRFIASRLAKALPRYSIEPYFHRQVPTNDGGIALGQLLLAAGDNSTGL; from the coding sequence ATGGTGCGCTTAGCCCATGAAGAAAGGGCAGTAGAGATTCGCGTTACGGGCATTGTACAAGGTGTCGGCTTTCGTCCTCATGTTTATAAATCTGCCGTTTCCCTTGGGTTAAACGGTTGGGTGATAAACACTACGGCAGGTGTTACCATAAGGCTCGAAGGCGAAGCTAGAAAGGTAGCGCAATTTATTGATGATCTCCGTGAGTTTCCGCCACCACTGTCTCGCATCGAGAGACTATCGGTAAAAGATGTAGAGCTGGAGGGATTTAGCACATTTTTTATCCACGAGAGTCAAAGCGTCTCCGACACCGATGTATCCATCCCTCCCGATGTCGGAACCTGTCCGGATTGCCTGCGCGAGTTTTGGAATGCAAAAGACCGCCGGTACGGCTATCCATTCATTAATTGCGTCAATTGCGGACCGCGTTTTTCTATAACCCGCGCCGCACCATACGACCGTAAAAATACGTCTATGCAGGCTTTTAAGATGTGTAAGGACTGCGCTGCCGAGTACAGAGATCCCACCGACCGTCGGTTCCATGCGGAGCCAAATGCCTGTCCGGCCTGCGGTCCGCAACTGATGCTAACATCTGCAGATGGAGCACCTATTAATGAAGATATCCGCGCTCTTTTAAAGATGGGATACATCTTAGCTATCAAGGGAATTGGTGGGTATCACCTTGCCTGCAACGCGCACAATTCTCGCGCGGTGCGTCTACTTCGCGAGAGGAAGAGGCGTCATGCAAAGCCTTTTGCACTGATGTGCCGAGATTTGGAGACTGTTCGTAGGTATTGCAGGCTATCAGCTCGCGAAGAAGAGGTTTTAACGTCTCCGGCGCGGCCAATTGTGCTTCTTGAGAGAAGACTCTCAAGCGAACTCTGCGAGGATATAGCCCCGGGTCTTGATACGCTTGGCGTAATGCTTCCGTACACCGCTCTTCACTACGGGCTTTTTGATGAAGAGCTTTCTATACTGGTAATGACAAGCGCCAATATCAGCGGTGACCCACTCATCATAACCGAAGAAGATGCCTACGCGCACTTAAGCGACCTGGCGGATGCATTTGTCATACACAAGCGTGAGATAGTAAACAGGGCCGACGATTCGGTTGTCATGCTATTTGATAAAAATCCCTACTTAATACGGCGCTCGCGGGGGTATGTGCCCCAGGGTATACGGCTTCCCCTTACCGTGTCTGCAGTTTTTGCGGCAGGTGGCGACCTGAAAAGCGTGTTTGCCTACGCCCAAAAAGACAAGGCAATTTTAAGCCAGTACTTTGGGGACCTAGATAATCTTAAGAATCTTGACGCGTATAAAAAAGGTGCCCAGTTTTTTAGCGAGTTTTTAAAAATCAGGCCCGAGAAAGTTGTCTGCGACCTGCATCCCGACTATGTGAGTGCCAAGTTTGCCCAAGCATATGCCCAAGACCTTAATATGCCGCTTATAAAGGTGCAGCATCACAAGGCGCATTTTGCATCAGCCATGGCTGATAACAATTTAAACGAAAAGGTCTTAGGTATTGTCTGCGACGGCACGGGCTATGGAGAAGACGGCACCGTTTGGGGCTTTGAGTTTTTCTACGGCGATTATTACGGTATTGAGAGGGTTGGCTCACTTATGCCTTTCATCCAGCCTCGGGGTGACGGTGTTATCAAGAACCCTCTTCAGATGGCCGCAGTTTTGCTTTTTGATATGTGGGAAGATAAAGACAAGGTTCTTGAAGTATTGCCAGACAGCGGTGGGCTTTTGCCCTTTGTCGAAGCTCAGATAAAAAGCGATTCTTTAGGTATAGCCTCATCAAGCTGCGGCAGGCTCTTTGATGCTGCTGCCGCACTATGCGGTTTTACAGGCAGAGTGACTTACGAGGGAGAAGCTGCCATGCGCATGGAAGCTATGGCACATAGAGCTTCTGAAGCCAAACCATACGGTTACGAGATAATAGAAGACAAGATGCTTTACTTATCTTGGAGCTTTGTAAGAGACATGGCTGAGGACAAACTAAGAGGTACCAACGCTGACATGCTTGCAGCGCGTTTTCACCAAACAATCGCAACAGCAATCTGCGATATGATAAAAAGACTTGCCGCCCGTTACAGGACAGACAAAGTAGTTTTTTCGGGAGGTACTTTTCAAAATCGCTTTATTGCAAGCAGATTAGCCAAAGCTCTTCCCAGGTATAGCATAGAGCCCTACTTTCACCGTCAGGTACCAACGAACGATGGCGGAATAGCGCTGGGACAGCTTTTGTTAGCTGCTGGCGACAACAGTACAGGGCTTTAG
- a CDS encoding HypC/HybG/HupF family hydrogenase formation chaperone: MCLAVPSKIVSIDEGGFTADVDVLGNIKKVGIILVPNASVGNWVLVHAGQAISVVSEEEASASLETWEEVLRDYEA; encoded by the coding sequence ATGTGTCTTGCCGTTCCATCAAAGATCGTCTCGATAGACGAGGGTGGTTTTACCGCCGATGTTGATGTCTTAGGAAACATAAAGAAGGTGGGTATTATCCTTGTTCCAAATGCAAGCGTTGGAAATTGGGTACTAGTTCATGCTGGGCAGGCGATTAGTGTAGTTTCAGAGGAAGAGGCAAGTGCTTCACTTGAGACGTGGGAGGAAGTACTCCGTGATTACGAAGCTTGA
- the hypD gene encoding hydrogenase formation protein HypD encodes MITKLDKKRYFQLLTEKLHEVAARPVKLMEVCGTHTMAIGKAGIRGVLPQQVELISGPGCPVCVTADADIDAFMQLAEDNRVTIATYGDMMRVPGTKGSLAELKARGADIRLVYSALEALSFARAEPSREIVFLGVGFETTAPATAHAVKVAKQEGLANFSIYNLHKTVPEALRVLVQDKATSIDGFILPGHVSVIIGEAPYQFLAEEFGAVGAIAGFEPPEIMVAVLKLVKDINAGKPVITNLYRKVVRSEGNIVAQRLLDEVFKKSSAEWRGLGVIPGSGLALREEFEQFDAARKFAVERRSVKFHSGCRCGEILKGVIKPKQCALFGRRCTPDNPVGPCMVSSEGTCAAYYLYHGGEEVV; translated from the coding sequence GTGATTACGAAGCTTGATAAGAAAAGATATTTCCAGCTACTAACAGAGAAATTGCATGAGGTCGCAGCCCGCCCAGTTAAGCTGATGGAGGTATGTGGCACGCACACGATGGCGATAGGCAAAGCTGGCATTAGAGGTGTGCTACCGCAGCAGGTCGAGCTTATCTCCGGGCCTGGATGTCCGGTTTGCGTGACCGCCGATGCCGATATCGATGCCTTTATGCAACTAGCAGAGGATAATAGGGTAACCATTGCAACATATGGCGATATGATGCGTGTACCCGGCACTAAAGGGAGTCTGGCCGAGCTCAAGGCAAGGGGCGCGGATATAAGATTAGTCTACTCGGCACTGGAGGCGCTGTCATTTGCAAGGGCCGAGCCATCCCGTGAGATAGTATTTCTTGGGGTTGGTTTTGAGACAACTGCACCTGCTACCGCACATGCCGTTAAAGTGGCGAAGCAGGAAGGCTTAGCAAACTTTAGCATCTACAACCTTCATAAGACAGTACCTGAAGCTTTAAGGGTTCTGGTCCAAGATAAAGCGACAAGCATCGATGGATTTATACTTCCCGGTCATGTAAGCGTTATTATCGGAGAGGCTCCATACCAGTTTCTCGCTGAGGAATTCGGAGCGGTGGGGGCTATCGCTGGGTTTGAGCCGCCCGAGATAATGGTTGCGGTATTAAAGCTTGTAAAAGATATAAACGCGGGCAAGCCGGTAATAACGAATCTTTACCGCAAAGTCGTGCGCTCGGAAGGCAATATAGTTGCACAGCGGTTGCTTGATGAGGTCTTCAAAAAGTCGAGTGCCGAATGGCGCGGCCTTGGGGTGATTCCTGGTAGCGGTCTTGCACTTAGAGAAGAGTTTGAGCAGTTTGATGCAGCCCGGAAATTTGCAGTTGAACGAAGAAGCGTAAAATTTCACTCAGGGTGCCGCTGCGGCGAGATCTTAAAAGGCGTCATCAAACCAAAGCAATGCGCTCTGTTTGGCAGGCGCTGTACTCCTGATAATCCAGTAGGTCCATGTATGGTGTCAAGCGAAGGAACATGTGCAGCTTATTATCTCTACCATGGGGGCGAAGAAGTTGTCTGA
- the hypE gene encoding hydrogenase expression/formation protein HypE, translated as MGAKKLSEKVRLAHGSGGEMTARLIEEVFYTYLGGDLKSANDSAILELGGRAAFTTDSFVISPLFFPGGDIGKLAFCGTVNDLAAAGAKPVALSASFIIEEGMDIAELKLIVMSMGEIARQTGIPVVAGDTKVVDSGSADKLFITTSGIGIIPEGVDYHPRYIQQGDKIIISGTVGDHGYCITTIREGIDIQSSVMSDCQPLHGLVSLLTHFARDVRAVRDATRGGLGTVLNEWAQQSNRGILVFENLIPVKDEVKGGCSLLGIEPIYLANEGKMVFAVAPEIAGQVIDILRNHPAGSDAAIIGEVTAGNPQVIMETEWGTKRIVPVPRGEILPRIC; from the coding sequence ATGGGGGCGAAGAAGTTGTCTGAAAAGGTACGTTTAGCTCATGGCAGTGGCGGTGAGATGACTGCGCGGCTTATCGAAGAAGTCTTTTATACTTATCTAGGCGGTGATCTAAAGAGTGCAAATGACTCGGCCATTTTAGAGCTCGGCGGCAGGGCCGCATTTACCACCGATTCATTTGTTATTAGTCCGCTCTTCTTTCCGGGAGGTGACATCGGAAAACTTGCCTTTTGTGGAACGGTAAATGACCTTGCTGCTGCTGGAGCCAAACCGGTTGCTCTATCCGCCTCGTTTATAATCGAAGAAGGGATGGATATTGCAGAGCTTAAGCTTATTGTAATGAGTATGGGTGAGATAGCTCGCCAGACCGGCATACCCGTAGTTGCTGGAGATACAAAAGTCGTCGATAGCGGGAGCGCGGACAAGCTATTCATTACCACATCCGGTATTGGAATAATCCCCGAGGGAGTTGACTATCACCCGCGCTATATCCAGCAAGGTGATAAGATAATTATAAGCGGCACCGTAGGTGATCATGGCTATTGCATTACCACTATTCGTGAGGGTATTGATATCCAAAGCTCTGTTATGAGTGACTGCCAGCCACTGCACGGGCTTGTTTCGTTGCTGACTCACTTTGCACGAGATGTGCGTGCGGTGCGCGATGCTACACGCGGGGGGCTAGGGACGGTCCTTAACGAGTGGGCTCAGCAAAGCAACCGGGGCATCCTTGTTTTTGAGAATTTAATACCGGTAAAAGATGAGGTAAAAGGCGGATGTTCGCTTCTTGGCATTGAGCCCATATATCTTGCTAACGAAGGCAAGATGGTCTTCGCTGTTGCACCTGAGATAGCCGGCCAAGTCATAGATATTTTAAGAAACCATCCCGCTGGAAGCGATGCCGCCATCATAGGTGAAGTTACTGCCGGAAATCCACAGGTAATAATGGAAACTGAGTGGGGGACAAAAAGAATAGTGCCTGTACCTCGTGGCGAGATACTGCCAAGAATCTGTTAG
- a CDS encoding hydrogenase small subunit codes for MLELSEIFGKKFSRRDFLKYSSTIAVLLGLSEAYVPRIADALETITSKKQPVIWLNGSGCTGCTVSFANSRYPTVSELVLDTISVKYNETLMAASGEVAEKALEDAVNQFKGKYIMVVEGAIPTKENGIYCKSGGKTFLETVKMVAKGAAYNVAVGTCASFGGIPAAQPNPTGCKGLKDVIGGTVLNIPGCPPHPDWVVGSLVNILMFGKVPALDEHGRPEMFYGKVIHENCPRRGAYEQGSFVKNFGVALTNIEGCMGAKGCRGPIAHADCPQRLWNSGVNFCIGASAPCAGCTEPDFPRMLLFEPIPEVTKQIEAGKEGAVGTFGASLGGAVAGAAVAAGAMYLAREKNRQSSEGKKEV; via the coding sequence ATGCTTGAGCTAAGTGAGATCTTTGGAAAAAAGTTCAGCCGAAGGGATTTTCTAAAGTATAGCTCGACCATAGCTGTGTTATTAGGGCTGTCGGAAGCTTATGTACCGCGAATTGCCGATGCTTTAGAAACAATCACATCAAAGAAGCAGCCGGTGATTTGGCTAAACGGTTCAGGTTGCACCGGTTGCACAGTATCCTTCGCTAATAGCCGCTACCCCACGGTTTCTGAACTTGTTCTCGACACAATCTCGGTTAAATACAACGAAACACTTATGGCTGCAAGCGGGGAGGTAGCTGAGAAAGCCTTGGAAGATGCTGTTAACCAATTCAAAGGCAAGTATATCATGGTAGTAGAGGGGGCTATTCCCACGAAAGAAAACGGCATCTACTGCAAGAGCGGAGGAAAGACTTTCCTGGAAACAGTGAAGATGGTTGCCAAGGGTGCGGCATACAATGTGGCCGTGGGGACTTGTGCATCTTTTGGTGGGATACCTGCAGCCCAGCCGAATCCCACTGGTTGTAAGGGACTAAAAGATGTTATCGGGGGTACGGTACTTAACATTCCTGGTTGCCCACCGCATCCAGACTGGGTAGTAGGTTCTCTAGTTAATATCCTAATGTTCGGTAAAGTTCCTGCTTTAGATGAGCATGGCCGACCGGAGATGTTTTATGGGAAAGTCATCCATGAAAATTGCCCGCGCCGCGGAGCGTACGAGCAGGGCAGCTTCGTCAAGAACTTCGGAGTTGCGCTTACTAATATTGAGGGCTGTATGGGAGCCAAGGGGTGTCGTGGCCCAATCGCTCACGCCGACTGTCCGCAACGTCTGTGGAACAGCGGCGTGAATTTTTGTATTGGGGCCAGTGCTCCCTGTGCTGGATGTACAGAACCCGATTTCCCCAGAATGTTACTCTTTGAACCTATTCCAGAGGTGACTAAACAGATTGAAGCAGGCAAAGAGGGAGCCGTCGGTACTTTTGGAGCCAGCCTTGGCGGAGCGGTAGCCGGAGCAGCTGTAGCTGCCGGAGCCATGTATCTGGCCCGCGAGAAGAACAGGCAAAGCTCAGAAGGCAAAAAGGAGGTGTAG
- a CDS encoding nickel-dependent hydrogenase large subunit, translated as MAQKVVIDPINRIEGHLSIEVDIDGGKVVDARASGTMWRGFEVILRGRDPRDAAVITQRICGVCPAEHAHASTQNLDAAFGAEVPDNGRIIRNLVCGANFIASHILHFYHLSALDYLDIMAVASYTGNDPALLQLKDKIVALVKAGDTSPLTPRYEPDEFSVNDPEIVTSAVHHYLQALDMRRKAQEMLAIFGGKMPHHVSFVAGGVTVQPTADSIAAFRSRLLELIDFINNVYLQDVLTLGTGPLKPIHDAKIGFGPGNFLAFGMFDLGKSGDYKNRFLKSGAIFGGNISKVNPLDPSKIEEQVKYSWYDDSNTGKHPSEVQTNPSPNKEGAYSWVKAMRYDGKPMEVGPLARMLVTQDKGFMDLVSKIGAWPSAVARHAARAYECKMVAEGMMSWLEQLKPGQPVCDEKPVPQSGEGMGLVEAARGVLGHFMEIENGKIKRYQCTPPTNWNAAPMDDKGVKGPIEQALIGTPVPDPKNPLNVVRVVRSYDPUMGCAIHLIRSESDEVMKFRVI; from the coding sequence ATGGCGCAGAAAGTCGTTATTGACCCTATTAATAGAATAGAGGGGCATTTAAGCATCGAAGTAGATATCGACGGCGGGAAGGTAGTCGATGCCCGTGCATCAGGAACAATGTGGCGCGGCTTTGAGGTTATCTTAAGGGGAAGAGACCCGAGGGATGCCGCGGTTATTACCCAGCGTATCTGTGGTGTTTGTCCGGCAGAGCATGCGCATGCATCAACACAGAATCTTGATGCCGCATTTGGAGCGGAGGTGCCGGATAACGGGCGTATCATCCGCAACCTGGTGTGTGGTGCAAACTTTATCGCGTCCCACATTCTCCATTTCTATCACCTGTCTGCGCTCGATTATCTGGACATAATGGCCGTAGCCAGCTACACCGGAAATGATCCAGCTTTGCTGCAGCTCAAAGACAAAATTGTTGCACTTGTAAAAGCAGGCGATACCTCACCGCTAACACCACGATACGAGCCTGACGAATTTAGCGTGAACGATCCGGAGATAGTGACATCGGCCGTACACCATTACTTACAGGCCCTGGATATGCGTAGAAAAGCGCAAGAGATGCTGGCTATCTTCGGGGGCAAAATGCCGCATCACGTGTCTTTTGTTGCGGGCGGGGTAACCGTTCAGCCAACTGCAGATAGCATCGCGGCATTTCGCAGCCGATTGTTAGAGTTGATCGACTTTATTAACAATGTTTACCTCCAGGATGTCCTGACTCTGGGTACAGGACCGCTAAAGCCGATACACGACGCAAAGATAGGTTTCGGTCCTGGTAACTTCCTTGCGTTTGGCATGTTTGACCTTGGAAAGTCGGGAGATTACAAAAACCGGTTCCTTAAATCAGGGGCGATATTTGGTGGCAACATCAGTAAGGTAAACCCGCTTGACCCATCTAAAATCGAAGAGCAGGTAAAGTATTCCTGGTATGACGATAGCAACACCGGTAAGCATCCAAGTGAGGTTCAGACAAATCCAAGCCCAAACAAAGAAGGTGCCTACTCGTGGGTTAAGGCCATGAGATATGATGGAAAACCAATGGAAGTAGGACCTTTGGCCAGGATGTTGGTAACTCAGGATAAGGGATTTATGGATTTGGTATCCAAAATAGGGGCCTGGCCGTCGGCAGTGGCCCGCCACGCGGCACGTGCCTACGAGTGCAAGATGGTAGCAGAGGGCATGATGAGCTGGCTTGAACAATTGAAACCGGGCCAACCGGTATGCGATGAAAAGCCTGTTCCCCAGTCAGGCGAAGGCATGGGTTTAGTTGAGGCGGCTAGAGGTGTACTGGGTCACTTTATGGAAATTGAAAACGGCAAGATCAAGCGTTACCAGTGCACACCGCCAACCAACTGGAATGCGGCGCCAATGGATGATAAGGGTGTAAAAGGTCCGATTGAGCAGGCCCTAATTGGAACGCCTGTGCCTGATCCAAAGAACCCTCTCAACGTTGTAAGGGTTGTCCGATCATATGACCCGTGAATGGGCTGTGCGATACATCTGATTCGGTCTGAATCAGACGAAGTCATGAAGTTCAGGGTCATATAG
- a CDS encoding HyaD/HybD family hydrogenase maturation endopeptidase: MADNGRNEVLVLGVGNILLKDEGIGVHVVKAMQDVQLPDSVTLFDGGAGGIDLLEQIERADRLIIIDAIDAGDEPGTVFRFKPDEVKALLDEHKTSLHQVDLYDTLKLAKFIGCYPETVIIGIQPKEIAWGTEPTPDISAQIPRVIDLVTREILAIKGEPYCGGSDKQWV, encoded by the coding sequence ATGGCTGATAATGGAAGGAATGAAGTTCTAGTTCTAGGCGTTGGCAATATTTTGCTTAAAGACGAGGGCATTGGAGTGCATGTGGTAAAAGCCATGCAGGACGTGCAATTGCCCGATAGCGTTACGCTGTTTGATGGAGGAGCTGGAGGGATTGACCTTCTTGAGCAAATAGAAAGGGCCGACCGCCTCATCATAATCGACGCCATCGATGCTGGAGACGAGCCGGGTACCGTATTTCGGTTTAAACCCGATGAAGTCAAAGCGTTATTGGATGAGCATAAAACATCTCTACATCAAGTCGATCTCTACGACACGTTGAAACTTGCCAAATTCATCGGTTGCTATCCAGAAACGGTTATTATTGGAATACAGCCAAAAGAGATCGCCTGGGGAACTGAACCAACTCCTGACATATCTGCTCAGATACCTCGAGTAATCGACCTTGTAACCCGTGAAATACTAGCCATAAAGGGTGAACCTTACTGTGGAGGGAGTGATAAGCAATGGGTATAA
- a CDS encoding 4Fe-4S binding protein — protein MGISRRDFIKISGLTAAGIAAGGLNASTPALAETRGISGVAEKALLNDPSKCIGCLSCAIACKKSNGLPNVYKYSSFTDGSTWTTVKLKNSSLQGQPAKYNLKVQCMHCSKPSCAAVCPTGAIYRRDDGIVVIDQETCVGCKYCVQACPFNVPGVSSQTGTSRKCTLCENRLREGKITACAEACPLGAIQFGDREVLLTKAEARVNELKSSGYTNAAVFGKHELGGLKVLYILPDTPETVGLPANPRLATSDSLLKWAAGLAMAGYLAAFPLRKLFQDEGDKTENAMRKG, from the coding sequence ATGGGTATAAGCCGGAGAGACTTCATTAAAATTTCCGGTTTAACGGCTGCCGGTATTGCGGCGGGCGGTTTAAATGCAAGCACTCCTGCCCTGGCAGAAACAAGGGGGATTTCGGGCGTCGCAGAAAAAGCTCTGCTTAACGATCCCTCGAAATGTATCGGTTGTTTAAGCTGTGCAATTGCCTGCAAGAAATCCAACGGTTTGCCAAATGTTTATAAGTATTCATCATTTACCGACGGCAGTACTTGGACCACCGTCAAACTCAAGAACAGCAGCTTGCAGGGGCAACCAGCTAAATACAACCTAAAAGTTCAGTGCATGCATTGCAGCAAACCAAGTTGCGCCGCCGTATGTCCGACAGGAGCTATCTATAGGCGAGACGATGGAATTGTCGTTATCGATCAGGAAACATGCGTTGGATGCAAGTATTGCGTTCAGGCGTGCCCTTTCAATGTGCCGGGGGTAAGTTCTCAAACAGGCACATCGCGAAAGTGTACGCTTTGTGAAAATCGTTTAAGGGAAGGAAAAATCACTGCTTGCGCAGAAGCCTGCCCATTAGGAGCGATACAGTTTGGTGACCGCGAGGTCCTGCTAACCAAAGCGGAGGCACGCGTAAATGAGTTAAAGTCAAGCGGTTATACAAACGCGGCTGTGTTTGGCAAGCATGAACTGGGCGGTCTAAAAGTTCTCTACATTTTGCCCGACACTCCAGAGACCGTTGGGTTGCCGGCAAATCCCAGACTGGCTACCAGCGATTCGCTTTTGAAGTGGGCCGCAGGATTGGCGATGGCCGGTTATTTGGCTGCGTTTCCGCTGAGAAAGTTATTCCAAGATGAAGGTGACAAGACCGAAAACGCCATGAGGAAGGGGTGA
- the nrfD gene encoding polysulfide reductase NrfD, whose amino-acid sequence MSEELRWGFPIALYLFVGGMSAAAYYVGVFADLIGKDRYKEVARIGSYIVLIPIIIGLLMLVVDLGRPLRFWHLMLQLGPVNTGIIIRPGSVMSLGTWFLVAFSAVCGVAYPLMWLAKERFASNIPVLSALAEKDDIRRAVGVLGLPIAFLVAIYTGVLLAVSSRPIWADTVLLPVLFVISATSTGIAAIILLLSLSKSGAHHEVRRLEKGDNFMIKLELVFVAILAIALFISPRAIGAIKNVMVGDFAVFFWLGFIAAGLLIPFNIQRFGLQNSSLSTKGLAVTSSVLVLLGGFFLRFIVLIAA is encoded by the coding sequence GTGTCTGAGGAGCTGAGATGGGGATTCCCGATAGCCCTGTACCTATTCGTTGGCGGAATGAGTGCCGCTGCCTATTATGTAGGTGTCTTTGCTGATTTAATTGGTAAAGATAGATACAAAGAGGTTGCCAGGATAGGGTCATATATAGTTCTTATCCCGATAATCATCGGATTGCTGATGCTGGTTGTTGACCTGGGCAGGCCTCTAAGGTTTTGGCACTTGATGCTGCAACTTGGTCCGGTCAACACGGGGATAATAATCAGACCGGGTTCAGTAATGTCGCTCGGCACATGGTTTCTGGTTGCATTTTCAGCAGTTTGCGGCGTAGCCTATCCGTTGATGTGGCTGGCGAAAGAAAGGTTCGCAAGTAACATTCCAGTGTTATCCGCATTAGCAGAAAAAGATGACATTCGACGGGCGGTCGGGGTGCTAGGATTACCCATTGCATTCCTGGTTGCAATCTATACAGGCGTGCTCTTAGCGGTATCATCAAGGCCGATCTGGGCAGATACCGTGCTATTGCCAGTATTGTTTGTGATATCTGCAACATCAACCGGGATAGCGGCAATAATTCTGCTATTAAGCCTGAGTAAAAGTGGTGCGCACCATGAGGTGCGCCGCCTTGAAAAGGGCGATAATTTCATGATTAAATTAGAGCTCGTATTTGTGGCTATACTGGCTATAGCGCTGTTTATATCGCCACGGGCTATAGGGGCAATTAAAAACGTAATGGTCGGCGATTTTGCTGTATTTTTCTGGCTTGGTTTTATAGCCGCAGGTTTGTTAATACCTTTTAATATACAGAGGTTTGGCCTGCAAAATAGCAGCCTTAGCACAAAAGGCCTCGCAGTTACATCGTCTGTACTGGTTCTATTAGGAGGGTTTTTCTTAAGGTTTATAGTCTTAATAGCGGCATAA
- a CDS encoding glutamine amidotransferase family protein, which produces MVLEGRIHRRNISGCGLAGMMSEEGRLMSGEGIIRAMEILHDRSNGLGGGFAAYGIYPHKKDYYALHIMYDDIRAKEETDMLLDERFDIDSEEVIPTRKIDSIPRGPLLWRYFVKPKADFEDCGLCEEDYVIDAVMTVNSVVAGAFIFSSGKNMGAFKAVGYPEDVGRFYRLDEYEGYTWIGHGRFPTNTPGWWGGAHPFTILDWAIVHNGEISSYGINKRYLEMFGYKCTMLTDTEVVAYLFDLMLRRHKLPLEMACKALAAPFWTDIDRMREKGESKGDVYRALRMVYGGGLLNGPFAIILGHANGMVGLSDRVKLRPLTAARKDDMLYIASEEAAIREVSPELDIVWNPKAGEPVVGELKNPAKKDSNKAIELEGTVA; this is translated from the coding sequence CTGGTTTTGGAAGGTCGAATACATCGCAGGAATATATCAGGATGTGGTTTGGCTGGCATGATGAGCGAAGAAGGAAGACTTATGAGTGGCGAAGGCATCATCCGCGCAATGGAAATCCTGCATGATCGCTCAAACGGCCTTGGCGGAGGATTTGCTGCATACGGAATCTATCCGCATAAAAAGGACTACTATGCCTTACATATCATGTACGACGACATTAGAGCTAAAGAAGAAACGGATATGCTGCTTGATGAGCGGTTCGATATCGATAGCGAAGAAGTCATCCCGACACGAAAGATCGATTCTATCCCAAGAGGTCCGCTACTCTGGAGATACTTTGTAAAGCCAAAGGCGGATTTTGAGGACTGCGGTTTGTGTGAAGAGGATTACGTCATCGATGCTGTAATGACAGTGAACTCGGTCGTGGCAGGAGCCTTTATATTCTCATCCGGCAAAAACATGGGAGCGTTTAAGGCAGTAGGCTACCCAGAGGACGTAGGAAGGTTCTACCGTTTGGATGAGTATGAGGGATACACCTGGATAGGACATGGGAGATTTCCCACGAATACGCCTGGCTGGTGGGGCGGTGCACATCCGTTTACTATTCTTGACTGGGCAATCGTCCACAACGGCGAAATATCATCCTACGGAATCAACAAACGCTATCTTGAGATGTTTGGATATAAGTGCACGATGCTTACTGATACCGAGGTAGTAGCCTATCTATTTGATCTCATGTTAAGAAGGCATAAGCTACCGCTTGAGATGGCATGTAAAGCTCTTGCTGCTCCATTCTGGACAGATATTGATCGCATGCGTGAGAAGGGTGAGTCGAAGGGTGACGTCTACCGGGCCCTCAGGATGGTTTATGGCGGCGGTCTGCTAAACGGTCCGTTTGCCATTATCCTCGGACATGCAAACGGCATGGTTGGGCTTAGCGATCGCGTGAAATTGCGCCCGCTGACTGCAGCGAGAAAAGATGACATGCTCTATATCGCAAGCGAAGAAGCAGCAATTCGTGAGGTCTCACCAGAACTTGATATAGTATGGAATCCAAAAGCTGGTGAGCCTGTAGTCGGTGAGTTAAAAAATCCGGCAAAAAAAGATAGCAATAAAGCTATAGAACTGGAAGGAACGGTGGCTTAA